Genomic segment of Acinetobacter defluvii:
TCTAAAATTATGGAAAAAAATGGCTTAATTGTTTGAAAATGCACTGTTTAACCGTCACAAATTAAAATTCCAAAAATATTATTTAACGAATTAATGTTGTACTATAAAGGTATCGTTTGTTTTAAGCTAAAACCATGATTAAAAAACTTATAGTTTTAAGCACCTCATTGTTAATCATCGGGTGTTCGTCTACGCCACAAGAGAAACGCTTAGATCAATACCTTGAAGATACGAAAACTGATGCAAAGGAACGTAGTATTGACTGGTATTACAAACATGATTACGAGCGTAGTAATGTTTTAAATATTTGTTATTCCATTTATATAGATTCTGCTAAGAAAGCTGGTTATTACAGCGATGATGTTAGTGATGGCCGAGAAAAGTATTTAGACGATAGCGTACAAAAAGAAATGTACGCCTCAAATGACGAATGCAATAAGGCATATAAGGCTCAGGATATTCTAGATAACTTTGTTGCAAGCAATAGCCTTCCACAAGAGTCTTATGAAGACAAGTTAGATCCACAACAAGAACCAAATTCAACACCAGAAGTATCACCTGAAGTACCAGAAGTGTCACCTGAAGCACCAGCAAATGAACCAGTCGCCACAAAACCACCAACACTGGAGGAATTAACCAATGCGAATCCGCAATAATGCGCTCATATGCCCAGGCCAATTTTTGATTCGATCTGCATTCTTTTTGCCCTAGCCATTTTACCTATAATAATTATTGGTATTGGCATACAGCTCAAAGAGAATTACGAGCGTAAGAAGCTCACTCAAAGCTATATGGATCAGCACTAAAGAAATGCAATAGGCAATAAAAAAGCAGCGAAATCGCTGCTTTTTTTATTTCTAATGAAGTTTACGAATAGGTTGAGTATAGGGGGAATCTTCTACTCGATGCACATGCATTGAATTGGTAATGTTCATTAAAGGTGAATTACTAGCCACTGAATGAGTCGTTGATGCTTTATGTGTGCGGTAGTTATTCAAAAACTGATCTACTACTGGCACATTGTTAGGCAATATTCCGATTTCGCGGTTAGTAATTTTAATCGTTTCTATTTGGTCTACATGGCTCATAACTAAGTCCACTACAATGATTAAAACTATGAGCATAATTATAGCTTAAAATTGAAGAAATTCCATTTTGGGATTTAATATTTGGTTTTATTATGCACAGGTTTTTGTGGATAGTAGTGGGTATAAATGGCTAAGTTGCTGATTATTTAAGCTTTTAACATTGATTAAAAATTAATCAAAATAACGAAAAATAGAGTAAAATATGGAGAAATATAGCAGAAGCTATAGAAGAAAAAACAGGAAATGTCAAAAAAAGGGCAAAAAAAAACTATTAGAACAATCTCAGTCTAATAGTTTATTAAATAGGGTAATATCCCTTGATTCGTAATATAACCGATCTCTAATAAGTTTTAAAGCTTTTTTAATCATATTCACGGAAATTCCACAAACTATTATCTCATGCTGAACAAAAGTAATGATTAAGCCCTATACTCAGCTCTACCCTGATATATTGCAGATTAGTTAAACTGTTGTTTAGAAATCGCAAACAATATGATGTTATATTTGAGCAAGGTTAGAATTATGTATGAAATGTGAATGCTTTAAAAACTGATATATATTATCAACTTTTTAGAGTTTTACGCCTTATAGAATACATACAACTTGTTAGAATGCCTTATACTAATTAGCCACCCTCACACACCTTTTATGGAAGACCAGTATAGTGAAAGATTCAATCTTTGCTGATGTTATATCAAAGTTGAATGCGGAAGTTTTTACGCAAAAAGCTGGTCGCTTATACCCTCCTGTCAGTCAATTATTGGCACTGGAGAAAAAGTTAGCATTATGTACAGCATCATTGGTTAAAAGCGAAGACATTCCAGACTATAAACAGCTAGAACGCCTGTTTTGGGATAACGTAAATCATACCTATGGCACTGGTTATTTTGCGGAGATTCCTAAGTGGGGTTCCAACATCTTTATCCCATTACAGGTATGGGAAAGTGTGTTACAGCCTTATGCATTGTTCTATAAAAATATGAACCCTGAGTTTAACTTTTATGACTTTGCATTTACGACTGCAGCGTTGAGCGCTTGGCGGTACAGCCAACCCGTGCTAAAGCTTGAAAATGATGTATATCGCACCCTATTGAATGATGAAAACGGTCGCTATGTCGATGGTCATTTGCTGAATTACTACTTTCAGTGGACCAACTTTATTCATACACCAGGTCTAGGACACAACGACAAACCTTTATATGGTTTTTTCGCGCATCAAAACGAAGTTTTGTTTAACGGAAACAACGTTAAAGTACTGATCATCGTGTTTTGCTATGAAGATACTGAAGCCAACATATCTGATGAAGATCCTTTAAGCTTAACCTCTAATTGGGGAGACTATGTGGTTTTAGAGTATCGCACGGATACTATTAAAACCATTAAAGATAGTTTGATTGGTACCAACCTTAAAGGTAGTCCTGAGCTATTAATCTTACTTGGTAAAATGCTTAGCTTATTTAATTTTTCTATTCATCCTAAAACTGACATCTACAATCACCGTGGCTACCTGATGCAACCCACGTATAACGATACGATTGATTCATTTCTCAATAGTTATAGAAAGCACAAAGGTATGCCAGTACGCCGTGGCGTAGGTAAATCACCCTCTAGCAATCAACGCCGTGAAGTCCTCTATCATGTCCACGCACCAAGTTGTCCACGCCTGTTTGATACTGGTCTGAACACTGGTTTTGTGTCGCGCATGCACAAGAGTAGCCATATCGCTAATGACCATTTTAATACACTACATTGGCTTAAAACTGATACTGGCTTAAAACTAATTTCAGGTAGTTTATATACTCAAGAAACCGAAACTAAACTTATTAAATCAATTCAAAATTACTTTTATGGTAATAATACTTAAAGGTTTTCATTCTTTTTTCCTTAAACCTGTTATATAATTTTAATACCCATTTCAATCAATGAAGTATTATGCGTTTCGAGTTCGATCCATCATTTATATCTCATGTTGCAGTACGATTAGATGGCACTTCCTTAAAATCATTTTTAGACAACCTTGGAAACGTATCTTTTCAAGAAGCTGAAAGTTATTTAAGCAATCTAATTAAAGGGAATTATGAGCAAGACGAGTTTACTGTTGGCTTGAAAGTTAAACCTAAAAACTACAATCAAACAGAATTATTAGGGCATCTTTATAAAAATAGTGCCTTTCAATCGGTTTCAACTGAAGTATCGGATCTCGACACCCAAAACATGCACAATGACATAGCTCAATTCGTTCAAAGCTATGCCAATGTTGCAGATCTTCAGTACAACAGTTATTTCTTGGACAAGCAGACGTTTAAGCATGAAAAAACGTTAGATAGCTATATCTTCACAGAATTAATGCTGCAGTTCACCAACAATAATACCGTGAAGTTTCGTGTGGACGGCGAATATGTCACAGTGATTAATGCTGAGCTAACCTCTAAATACATCTATTTTAACGACAACAAGAATAAGCGGATCTGTAAGTTTTTAAGTAAAAATATGCATCCAGCTTATTTAGAGTCATTCTTAGAGCAGATGCATATTATTAAAATTGATTCTGAGCAGTACTTTTATAATGCAGTCGTGAATAACACAATAAGTTATGATGCTGACGTTAACGCCTTTATGGACCAATCCCAGAATTTTTTAAATACCCTTGTGAAAGGTTATAAAAAACTGATCTTAAACAACGTGCGATTTAATCTTTACGAATTCTTAGAAGACGACCTTGAAAGTGTCATCCTAAACCGTATCACTAAGGCATGGCATTACGCTCATGAAATCACGTTGCAAACTAACAACCCATCAAAATATGTCGTTGCTCAACCGCTGGTTATAAAATATTTATAAGTGAGTTTCTTTATTTATGAACCCCCTCATGATCAAGTATGGTATCGATATTGGTACGCTATCTAAAATATTTAGATCGCATCTTGAAAATGAGGGCATTGTATTTGATCGTGAGAGTGACTTTCAGCTTGAACGAAGCTCTAAACGTATTTACCTCAGAACCAATCACCACAATGACGCCACAAAAAATAAGAAAAAAACGGCCTGGTATCTTGTAGATCTAGATAACGCACGTATGTCTTATGGTTGGTTTCATGCTGGCGGTGCAAACTTCACTTACAGCTTGTATGAATACATTCAAGAAATGGATCTGCAACCTGGTGACACCGTATATACCAAGGAACAGCAAGAAGAAGATCTTAAACGCTTCTTAAACTCATGCAAAAGTGCTGAGAAGAACAAAAAAGACCAAGAGATATTGGCTCAAATCTATATGGGTTTTGAATGGGCCAGAAGCCTACCCTTGTCAAACCGTCCACACAACTACAATGTGAAAAAGCAGATTAGCTTCAGTCATGCTAGATTGTACAATCCAAGCAACTTCACTAAAAATGAGCTGATTGATTATGTCAGCCAGTACTACCCTCAACACAAGAACAACACCATTATTCTGAACCGTATTATTGATCTGCAACCAGATCTAGATCAACAGTCGCTACGCCAGAACAAGCTTTTAGTTGAGGGGCAAAACCTCAAAAATCAAATCATTTTCCTTCAGACCATCGCTGAACATAAAAACAAGCGTGGTGAAGATAAGTTTACATTACGTGGTGTACTTGCAAACGGCGCTTTCAAAATCTTATTTAAAGATCCATTGGATGCATGGAACCAAGATCGGATAATCTTTTGTGAGGGCTACGCCACTGGTGAAGCAATTGCAGAATCAATTCAATACTCTATTCCAGTCATTGTCGTGTACGTGGCTGGCAACATCATGAATGTAGTACGTGATTTCCGTGCCGAATTCCCGTTTTCACGCTTCTATATCTTCAATGATAATGACCATAAAACAGCATTAGAAAGCAAAATAAAGCGCAATCCCGGTATCTATTACGCAACAGAAGCATGCCGAGCTGTAAACGCAGCCATGATTGGACCTGAATTTACTGATGAACAGTTAGATCTAAGTGACTGGAACGATTTTAAGTGTTTGTACGGCGTTGAATACACGCGTGATGTAATACGTCATAAAATGCAAAATGCCGTGTGGACGACTGCAGTTCAAAGCACGGTTAACCCGAACTATTCTATCAGCGCCCTATTCTTTGGCATCAAACAACAGTTGGATGATATAGGCCTCTATCCTGATAGCATGACCAAAAAGAATTGGTTTAGCTTGGTTTTACGTGCATATGCTTTGCTGACTCAACAGGGATTTAGTCAGATCCACCCGATTGAGCTGGTCAAAGAACAATTTATTGAAATTCTTGGACAGATCAGCAAACAACCCCGTAAAGTCACTGGAGCTGAAGAACCAGAACTCCTTCAGGCCTACACAAAACTTGTAGAAATGATCGCACGTAATGATTCAACAACAGCACTGAATCAACAGATTATCGCCGTGATTAATTTATACAAAAATGCAGATTATCCAATTGAATCATTAAAGGTTTGGCTCAAAGATATTGTGAGTAAATCGAACGATCCTGAATGGTCCGAAAACTTCATTAATAATATTTTTATTTCGATAATTTGAATGTCAAACATAAACCCCCAAAGGTAGCAAACTTTTGGGGTTTGTTTTTCTCTAAACTTTCATTGCACTAGGTTTATCGACCTACTTAAGACAAATGTTTCCTGATCTAGTTCGGTTTTGTGACTTATAACTAGGTTTATCGACCTATTTAAAACTAATGTTTCCTGAACCAGTTCGGTTTTGTGACTTATGGATTGGTTTGCCATAAACTTTAACGTTGCCTGAGCCTGAAAGCTGTACTTGAGCAGAATTGATAGCTGTACAAAAGATATTGCCTGAACCAGATAGTGCCACTTCTAAATTGTTGCTTTTCAATGGTAATGCATCAAAATTGCCTGAACCTCTCAAAGATAAGACACAGTGTTCAACGGTACCGTCTAAATCCATATTTCCAGATCCACTAATACTTGCTGTGAATTGATCTTCATTAAGATTTAAGACCTGAATATTGCCTGAACCTTTTAAATCAATAGCTTTTAAATTTGGGTGACTGATCGATACTTCTAACGGTGAACAAGTACTAAAACTTACATTGTCCTGAATAGCTAAAACCAATACACCACCCTGAAAAGTCGCACTAATAAGATCTACAATATTGTCGTCTGCAGTAATTTCCATTTTAGAAACACTTGAAGCAAAAAACTTCAGACTCATTGGACCTTTCATACAGATTTCGTTAAATGGGTTTACAGGTACTTGCTTAGTCACTGGTTTGCCACTTCCAACGATTTGATAGTTGGAACCTGAACTGTATACATTGCCGTTGCCATTGATTACAACAGAACCCGAAAAAATATGTTTTGACATATAAAGCCTCAAATTATTAAAAGTAATTTAACCCTAAATAAGTGGTCATTCATAACCTATTTAATATCTGTAAATTATAACATTGAGGGCTTAAACATTTTTTATTAAAATAATAAATTAAAGCTTTTAATTTTTCTTTAAACCTTTATTAGACATAGCTTATATTAAAGATTAAACAGAAATGTTTTTAGAATCGGTATATACTAAAAGTATAAATTTTCTTAAGCATATGATTAATAGTCCTATGCAACCTGGGTAGCACATTGCACCTAAATATATATTAGAAATTGGAATTGTTATGGCTGAGAAAGTACCGAGCGCCCGACATAATTGTGATTTAAATACGATGTTTCAGTTTTTCCAAGAAGAACTGGAGCGAAACTACGGATTCGTATTCAAGTCATCTGGTAAATATCAATTCGTGACCGTATTTGATGAAAAAGTGCCTTGCCTCACCGAATCAGATAACCCTAGTAAATCAAGTAGCAACAATGTCAAACCACGAGGGATGTATTGGATCTATCCAAACATGAACCGTGATACTGGTGAATACTGGCCAGTACTCAAAGGACACCGCTTTGGTGTAACTGACATTGAAATCTCAATTGCTTTTGCTGACCACTATAAGAACGTAATCAAGCCTCAACGAGATTCAAACCCTAACTACAAACCACCAAGCAAAGAAGATGTTGATCGCCGTGTACGTGAGTTTGAAGAAGCTCAAAAGAAGCATCTACTTCAACAAGAAAAAGAGCTCTTAGCTGCACAAATCGCTATCCGTATTGAGTGGCAACGTGCTGGTAAAATTATTGACGATTCATTTTTTAATAATAAAACTGGAAGCCTTCAGACCTTTAAACGCGACATTCGACAAATGCCGTATATGGTTGAAAAGAACCTAGAGCCATACGGCGCTAAAATCATGCGTAAAGATAACTTTACCCGTGATGAAGCCATTGAAGCAGTAAAGCGTGAACTTCCTGAATCAGCTACCAATCAACAGCTTCTCGTTGAAACAGTAGAGAATGTATTAGCGTATCAAAAGCATTTCATCAACTTTGAACCTGAGCTTGAGGGCGAAAAGAAAAAAGGCTTTGATTTACGTAAAAGCAGAGCTGTCATTCTTGCACCGTTAATTGACACCAATAACAAAGTCGTCAATTTACAGCGTATCACCCACCATCGCCAAAAAAAGCGCAACAAAGAAACCAACAAGCTTGAAGAAGTACTGCATAAGGGTAAGTACTTTTTTGATAAAGCCAAAACGAAAGATGCATTCTTGCCTGTTAGCAAAAATCCTGATGTTGGCTATGAAGTCTTTAACCCGAATGCAAAGAACTATTTGATCAAGGAGGGTTGGGCAACA
This window contains:
- a CDS encoding GIN domain-containing protein, which produces MSKHIFSGSVVINGNGNVYSSGSNYQIVGSGKPVTKQVPVNPFNEICMKGPMSLKFFASSVSKMEITADDNIVDLISATFQGGVLVLAIQDNVSFSTCSPLEVSISHPNLKAIDLKGSGNIQVLNLNEDQFTASISGSGNMDLDGTVEHCVLSLRGSGNFDALPLKSNNLEVALSGSGNIFCTAINSAQVQLSGSGNVKVYGKPIHKSQNRTGSGNISFK
- a CDS encoding virulence-associated e family protein — protein: MIKYGIDIGTLSKIFRSHLENEGIVFDRESDFQLERSSKRIYLRTNHHNDATKNKKKTAWYLVDLDNARMSYGWFHAGGANFTYSLYEYIQEMDLQPGDTVYTKEQQEEDLKRFLNSCKSAEKNKKDQEILAQIYMGFEWARSLPLSNRPHNYNVKKQISFSHARLYNPSNFTKNELIDYVSQYYPQHKNNTIILNRIIDLQPDLDQQSLRQNKLLVEGQNLKNQIIFLQTIAEHKNKRGEDKFTLRGVLANGAFKILFKDPLDAWNQDRIIFCEGYATGEAIAESIQYSIPVIVVYVAGNIMNVVRDFRAEFPFSRFYIFNDNDHKTALESKIKRNPGIYYATEACRAVNAAMIGPEFTDEQLDLSDWNDFKCLYGVEYTRDVIRHKMQNAVWTTAVQSTVNPNYSISALFFGIKQQLDDIGLYPDSMTKKNWFSLVLRAYALLTQQGFSQIHPIELVKEQFIEILGQISKQPRKVTGAEEPELLQAYTKLVEMIARNDSTTALNQQIIAVINLYKNADYPIESLKVWLKDIVSKSNDPEWSENFINNIFISII